Proteins encoded within one genomic window of candidate division WOR-3 bacterium:
- a CDS encoding AEC family transporter — translation MFSVSLQIILVIAIGFLFRHLRIFKAGDERVFNAYVYYVALPAFIFLELNHLPLRKETLKVVAVVALPIIIILMVYWIVVRLFKLDRKLFTTLALSTAFGSTAFFGIPYITFAYPQRESLQLAALIASVSGIFGLSTVVSLLELYYVPGLKLKELLKVIINRFKRNPLILSIIAGFLSNVLGLKVGGGIYKGLDMIGKSTAVIAIFMLGLFLYGRTYKKIWQGVLLSLPRMLLMPFLTYVFAHLFGLTSTSLSITVLLSAMPVALTLITLTQKYDFEVDLFANLILVSTLSSLAYLNLLRVLISK, via the coding sequence GTGTTTTCAGTTAGTCTTCAAATTATTCTGGTAATTGCAATTGGTTTTCTTTTTCGTCATCTTCGGATCTTTAAAGCTGGAGATGAGAGGGTATTTAACGCCTATGTATATTACGTAGCACTCCCGGCCTTTATCTTTCTCGAACTTAATCATCTACCTCTTCGCAAGGAAACATTGAAAGTAGTTGCCGTCGTTGCCCTGCCGATAATAATTATTTTAATGGTTTACTGGATTGTTGTTAGACTCTTTAAGCTCGATAGAAAACTATTCACAACCCTCGCTCTATCGACTGCCTTTGGGAGCACGGCATTCTTTGGCATTCCGTATATTACTTTTGCTTATCCTCAGAGAGAATCTTTGCAGCTTGCGGCTTTAATAGCATCAGTTTCAGGAATTTTTGGACTTTCAACGGTTGTTTCCCTTCTTGAACTTTACTATGTGCCCGGCTTAAAGTTAAAAGAGTTGTTGAAAGTTATCATAAACAGATTTAAACGCAACCCTCTTATTCTATCCATAATAGCAGGGTTCCTTTCCAATGTTTTGGGTTTAAAGGTAGGAGGGGGTATTTATAAAGGCCTTGACATGATTGGGAAATCCACAGCAGTTATCGCTATTTTTATGTTAGGCCTTTTCCTTTATGGTAGAACCTATAAGAAAATCTGGCAGGGGGTTCTTCTTAGCCTTCCAAGGATGTTGCTAATGCCTTTTTTAACTTATGTTTTCGCCCACCTTTTTGGGCTTACCTCCACCTCTTTGTCGATAACTGTATTGCTTTCTGCTATGCCCGTGGCCCTTACATTAATAACCCTTACCCAAAAGTACGATTTTGAGGTAGATTTGTTTGCAAATTTGATCCTTGTAAGCACTCTATCGTCTTTAGCTTATCTTAATTTGCTCAGGGTTCTTATATCTAAGTAG
- a CDS encoding iron-sulfur cluster assembly scaffold protein yields MSLPYSKKLIELFIHPKNVGEIPDADAKATEGSPACGDMVQLFLKVDPETKRIVDIKFKSYGCASNIATASIVTELAKGKTLEEAKKITWKDADAELGGLPPTKIHCAVLAVDALHTAIENYEHQHGLLKEKVPTTKEVVINRLKHVIDPRKGIDVIRAKTVKDVEVQDGVAKIYLDMKEDEEFAKHLKEEIIERISPLWDIKEVEVIFSNE; encoded by the coding sequence ATGAGTTTACCATATTCTAAGAAATTGATTGAATTGTTTATTCACCCTAAAAATGTGGGAGAGATTCCTGATGCTGATGCAAAGGCAACGGAAGGCTCTCCTGCCTGTGGTGACATGGTGCAGCTCTTTTTAAAAGTTGATCCCGAGACCAAAAGGATTGTAGACATCAAGTTTAAATCCTACGGTTGTGCCTCTAATATTGCTACAGCTTCTATCGTAACAGAGCTGGCAAAGGGGAAAACCCTTGAGGAAGCCAAAAAGATTACATGGAAAGATGCGGATGCGGAACTGGGCGGTTTGCCTCCTACGAAGATTCACTGTGCGGTGCTCGCTGTTGATGCGCTCCATACGGCCATAGAGAATTATGAACACCAGCACGGACTGTTAAAGGAGAAGGTTCCAACGACGAAAGAGGTTGTTATAAACCGTCTGAAGCATGTTATAGACCCTCGGAAGGGGATTGATGTTATTAGGGCTAAGACTGTGAAAGATGTAGAAGTTCAGGACGGTGTAGCGAAAATATATCTCGATATGAAAGAGGATGAAGAGTTTGCAAAACACTTGAAAGAAGAGATTATTGAGAGGATCTCACCGTTATGGGATATTAAGGAAGTGGAGGTGATCTTTTCCAATGAGTGA
- the rfbC gene encoding dTDP-4-dehydrorhamnose 3,5-epimerase yields the protein MENFKFYNMELPGVVLIEPKAFEDHRGYFMEIFKENIYYDYLGVRFVQDNLSFSKRGVLRGLHFQKRPSAQAKLVMVVHGEIFDVAVDIRKGSPTFGKWVGVILSSTNKLQLFIPEGFAHGFCVLSETATVLYKTSAFYDRENERGIIWNDPEIAIDWPIKDPILSEKDSKLPPLAEADINFYYSET from the coding sequence ATGGAAAATTTCAAGTTTTATAACATGGAGCTGCCTGGGGTAGTCCTTATCGAGCCGAAGGCCTTTGAAGACCACCGAGGGTACTTTATGGAAATTTTCAAGGAAAACATATATTACGATTACTTAGGAGTGCGTTTTGTCCAGGATAACCTTTCCTTTTCCAAAAGGGGTGTTTTACGGGGACTTCATTTTCAGAAAAGGCCCTCCGCTCAGGCAAAACTCGTCATGGTAGTCCATGGTGAAATTTTTGACGTAGCAGTAGATATAAGAAAAGGTTCACCAACCTTTGGCAAATGGGTTGGAGTTATCTTATCAAGCACTAATAAGCTTCAGCTTTTTATCCCTGAGGGCTTTGCCCACGGCTTCTGTGTTCTTAGTGAAACCGCCACGGTGCTTTACAAAACCTCCGCCTTTTACGACAGGGAAAATGAAAGGGGAATAATCTGGAACGATCCCGAAATTGCAATTGACTGGCCTATCAAAGACCCGATTTTGTCAGAAAAAGACAGCAAATTACCCCCACTTGCAGAGGCGGACATAAACTTTTATTATTCCGAAACATGA
- a CDS encoding cysteine desulfurase family protein: MNVYLDNASSTRVDERVVEAMLGTFYEDIALPTSEFVHTPGQRVKELVEESRKKIADFVGAEPSEIVFTSGGTEATNLAIKGVAFAMAKNGKHIVTTAVEGRAVLDSVRKLEKWGFKVDIVPVDRYGFVNLEALEKAISKETILVSVQMVNDEVGTIQPLEEVVKIVNSKNPNTVVHTDATYGIGWLPFNVKNLGVDLASFTAHKIHGPKGVGALYIRKGIAIEKQMDGGYAEFNLRGGTPNIPGIVGFAKAIEILDWDDVEKVRKLRDYLYEVIISKIPEVILLGPSDFTKRHPANLNLSFKYVEGESVVLYMDMKGVAVISGSACFSRGLEPSYVIMAMGHSHEDAHGSIRFSLSKYNTKEEMDYTVSVLEEVIKQLRELSPLGGN; this comes from the coding sequence ATGAATGTTTATCTGGATAACGCCAGTAGTACAAGGGTTGATGAAAGGGTAGTTGAAGCAATGTTGGGGACCTTTTATGAAGACATTGCACTTCCTACCTCTGAATTTGTTCACACACCTGGTCAAAGGGTGAAGGAATTGGTTGAAGAATCAAGAAAAAAGATTGCCGATTTTGTCGGCGCAGAGCCTTCGGAGATAGTTTTTACTTCTGGTGGAACTGAGGCTACCAATCTGGCTATAAAGGGTGTTGCTTTTGCGATGGCAAAGAATGGGAAGCACATAGTAACGACAGCTGTTGAAGGAAGAGCGGTACTGGACTCTGTTAGGAAGCTGGAGAAGTGGGGTTTCAAAGTGGATATCGTACCTGTTGACCGGTATGGTTTTGTGAATTTAGAAGCTTTGGAAAAGGCCATATCAAAGGAGACTATTCTCGTTTCTGTTCAGATGGTTAACGATGAGGTGGGAACCATTCAACCCCTTGAGGAAGTTGTTAAGATTGTGAACTCCAAAAATCCAAACACCGTCGTTCATACTGATGCTACATATGGAATAGGATGGCTTCCCTTTAATGTGAAAAATTTAGGGGTTGATCTTGCCAGCTTTACTGCCCATAAAATTCACGGACCTAAAGGGGTTGGGGCTCTTTACATTAGAAAAGGTATCGCTATAGAGAAGCAAATGGATGGTGGATATGCAGAATTCAATTTAAGAGGTGGTACGCCAAATATCCCTGGTATTGTAGGTTTTGCAAAGGCAATTGAGATCCTTGATTGGGATGATGTGGAAAAGGTTAGGAAATTGAGGGATTATCTCTATGAGGTGATCATTTCAAAGATTCCAGAGGTGATTTTACTTGGCCCTTCAGATTTTACAAAAAGACATCCTGCAAATCTCAATTTATCTTTCAAATATGTGGAGGGTGAATCCGTTGTCCTCTATATGGATATGAAAGGGGTTGCAGTTATTTCGGGGTCTGCCTGTTTTTCAAGGGGACTCGAACCTTCATATGTAATAATGGCGATGGGTCATTCTCATGAAGATGCCCATGGGTCAATCAGATTTTCGTTAAGCAAGTACAATACTAAGGAGGAGATGGATTACACCGTCTCCGTTTTAGAAGAAGTTATAAAACAATTGAGGGAACTTAGCCCTTTGGGAGGAAATTAA
- a CDS encoding ferritin, translating into MLSKNIEEALNKQVNEELFSAYLYLSMAAYFADKNLMGFYNWLYVQFHEELEHAKKFINYIIERGGRVKLFQIKEPQFEWKDPVDAFKAVLEHERYITGKINELVDLAEKEKDRATFAMLQWFVNEQVEEEANASEILARLEMVGESKQGLLMLDRELAQRKLKD; encoded by the coding sequence ATGCTAAGCAAAAATATAGAGGAAGCGCTCAATAAGCAGGTAAATGAGGAGCTCTTTTCGGCGTATCTTTACCTTTCTATGGCTGCCTACTTCGCCGATAAAAATCTTATGGGATTTTACAACTGGTTGTACGTGCAGTTCCATGAGGAATTAGAACATGCGAAAAAATTTATCAATTACATCATCGAGAGGGGTGGAAGAGTCAAGTTATTTCAAATAAAAGAACCTCAATTCGAATGGAAAGACCCTGTGGACGCCTTCAAGGCCGTCTTGGAACATGAGAGGTACATCACAGGTAAGATTAATGAGCTGGTTGATCTTGCAGAGAAGGAAAAGGACAGGGCGACCTTCGCAATGTTGCAGTGGTTTGTGAATGAGCAGGTAGAGGAGGAGGCCAACGCTTCAGAGATCTTAGCAAGGCTTGAGATGGTTGGTGAAAGTAAGCAGGGCTTACTGATGCTCGATAGGGAATTGGCCCAGAGAAAATTAAAAGACTAA
- the rfbD gene encoding dTDP-4-dehydrorhamnose reductase, translating to MKFVIFGSKGQLGRELAKNLMERNFEVVGFSHEEIDITDYRKVEEVLKDFKPDVIINATAYNNVDKAEEEPEKAFKVNAYAVRNLAELANKYNSILVHFSTDYVFDGEKGAPYTTLDLPNPINTYGKSKLQGEIFVQEIAKRYFIIRVSWVFGFGKTNFPLKLIDMAEKQKIIKVATDQTNSPTYTIDAAKGITELILKGKFGLYHLTNSGYCSRYEWAEEILKDWGWEGELLPAKTEDFPSPAKRPLFTALDSSKFVEETGFIMPDWRDAVKRFIKKLRESKNVP from the coding sequence ATGAAATTTGTTATATTTGGCTCAAAAGGTCAGTTGGGAAGGGAACTTGCTAAGAATTTAATGGAAAGGAACTTTGAAGTAGTTGGCTTTTCACACGAGGAAATAGACATCACTGATTACCGAAAAGTCGAAGAAGTTTTAAAAGATTTTAAACCCGATGTAATCATAAATGCTACAGCTTACAACAATGTAGATAAGGCCGAAGAAGAGCCCGAAAAAGCCTTCAAGGTAAATGCCTACGCCGTTAGAAATCTGGCAGAACTCGCTAATAAATACAACTCCATCCTAGTCCACTTCAGTACCGACTATGTTTTCGATGGGGAAAAAGGTGCCCCATATACCACACTTGATCTTCCCAACCCGATAAATACTTATGGGAAAAGCAAACTTCAGGGGGAAATCTTTGTACAGGAAATTGCAAAGAGGTACTTTATCATAAGGGTAAGCTGGGTTTTTGGTTTTGGAAAAACAAATTTCCCCTTGAAATTAATTGATATGGCTGAGAAACAAAAAATAATAAAAGTGGCGACAGACCAAACAAATTCCCCCACATATACCATCGACGCCGCAAAGGGAATAACAGAACTAATCCTCAAAGGCAAATTCGGATTGTACCACCTTACCAACAGTGGATATTGTTCGAGATACGAATGGGCTGAAGAAATATTAAAAGACTGGGGATGGGAAGGTGAATTATTGCCGGCAAAAACCGAAGACTTTCCCTCTCCCGCAAAAAGGCCACTCTTTACCGCCCTCGACTCCTCAAAATTTGTTGAAGAAACGGGTTTTATAATGCCTGATTGGAGAGATGCAGTTAAACGTTTTATCAAAAAACTCCGTGAGAGTAAGAATGTTCCATGA
- a CDS encoding Rrf2 family transcriptional regulator — protein MVKISQKTRYAVRALMRLSSYGTEGATLKQISFKENIPLKFLEQIFAALVKADILESKRGAEGGYKLKKNLSEISLYDVMRALKEDVKLARCFEFVKQECPFAEYCSAEAFWKELQEKIMKIFEETKLGRN, from the coding sequence ATGGTTAAGATTTCGCAAAAGACAAGATACGCTGTGCGGGCTCTTATGAGGCTTAGTAGTTACGGGACCGAAGGGGCTACTTTAAAACAAATTTCTTTTAAAGAAAATATTCCATTAAAATTCTTAGAACAGATATTTGCCGCTTTGGTGAAAGCTGACATATTAGAATCAAAGAGAGGTGCCGAGGGTGGTTATAAGTTGAAAAAGAATCTATCCGAAATTTCCCTTTATGATGTTATGAGGGCTTTAAAAGAAGATGTTAAACTTGCAAGGTGCTTTGAATTTGTAAAACAAGAATGCCCTTTTGCAGAGTATTGCTCTGCAGAGGCCTTTTGGAAAGAATTGCAGGAAAAAATTATGAAAATTTTTGAGGAAACGAAACTGGGGAGAAACTAA
- the nadA gene encoding quinolinate synthase NadA, with product MDQEQLKREILRLKKEKKAVLLVHNYQRPEIQEIADFLGDSLDLSRKAKEAEADIIVFAGVTFMAETAKILSPDKKVLTPEPAARCPMADMVNVESLLELKRQHPDAAIVAYVNTNADVKAIADVCVTSANAVKVVRALDAKKIIFVPDKNLANYVSIYVKDKEIIPWDGYCYVHDSFTEEDLFKAKDEHPNAVIIAHPECREEVVMNADYVESTQGMIRTAKLLNAPEYVFFTEEGLVDRAVREMPDKRFYKPPRTAICQQMKKITLEKIYESLLYERYEVVLEPEIIKKAQRALNKMLELS from the coding sequence ATGGATCAGGAACAATTAAAGAGAGAAATTCTGAGGCTTAAAAAGGAGAAAAAGGCGGTTCTTTTGGTACATAATTATCAGAGGCCAGAAATTCAGGAAATTGCCGACTTTTTAGGCGATTCCCTTGATCTATCGAGGAAGGCAAAGGAGGCCGAAGCAGACATCATAGTGTTTGCTGGTGTAACCTTTATGGCTGAGACGGCGAAGATATTATCACCGGATAAAAAGGTTTTAACTCCGGAGCCGGCTGCCAGATGTCCTATGGCAGATATGGTTAATGTGGAAAGTTTGCTTGAGTTAAAGAGACAGCACCCTGATGCAGCTATCGTCGCCTATGTAAATACCAATGCCGACGTTAAGGCCATTGCAGATGTTTGTGTAACCAGTGCCAATGCAGTTAAAGTTGTACGGGCTCTGGATGCAAAAAAGATTATTTTTGTTCCTGATAAAAACCTGGCTAATTACGTTTCTATTTATGTAAAAGACAAGGAAATTATTCCCTGGGACGGATATTGTTATGTTCATGATTCTTTCACTGAGGAGGACCTTTTCAAGGCAAAGGATGAGCATCCCAATGCAGTGATTATTGCCCATCCCGAGTGCAGGGAAGAGGTTGTGATGAACGCTGATTATGTCGAATCTACTCAGGGGATGATTAGAACTGCGAAACTTTTGAATGCTCCTGAATATGTTTTCTTCACTGAGGAAGGTCTTGTAGACAGGGCAGTCCGTGAAATGCCAGACAAAAGGTTCTATAAACCGCCAAGAACTGCAATTTGCCAGCAAATGAAAAAAATCACCTTGGAAAAAATTTATGAATCTCTCCTTTACGAGAGGTATGAGGTGGTTTTAGAACCCGAGATTATTAAAAAAGCCCAAAGGGCTTTAAATAAAATGCTTGAACTTTCATAA
- a CDS encoding ribonuclease H-like domain-containing protein has protein sequence MSIQKKQVDALIKEILERTQGERFFEVSSIDKHKGYQIIKIEVENTIPIFQDEINSLELLTSTKKNSQKLSLLEELHRTSYEDLAIFDIETRGIFSDGQIFLAGFYFPGKEKSISVQFVAKTLSKEKNLLRWVINHFKKFKVITYNGSVFDLPFVKKRCELHKLDFVNPAFHLDILPLARSIWKETFASRKLTILERNLIEIYREFDVPSNLLPTIIKLYEKTGDEKYLKIVSRHNLYDLLTTFKLIFEIRKSLMLTN, from the coding sequence ATGAGCATCCAGAAAAAGCAAGTTGATGCTCTGATCAAGGAGATCTTAGAAAGAACCCAGGGTGAACGGTTCTTTGAAGTTTCAAGTATAGACAAGCACAAAGGGTATCAGATTATCAAAATCGAGGTTGAGAATACAATACCAATTTTTCAGGATGAAATAAACTCCCTTGAACTATTGACTTCCACTAAAAAGAATTCCCAAAAGTTAAGCCTGCTGGAAGAACTTCATAGAACATCTTACGAAGACCTCGCAATTTTTGATATAGAAACTCGTGGAATTTTTTCTGACGGTCAAATTTTCCTGGCCGGTTTTTACTTCCCAGGAAAAGAAAAGTCAATATCCGTTCAATTTGTAGCCAAAACGCTAAGCAAAGAGAAAAATCTTTTACGATGGGTTATTAACCACTTTAAGAAGTTTAAAGTTATAACCTATAACGGTTCAGTTTTTGACCTTCCCTTTGTTAAAAAGCGATGTGAATTGCACAAATTAGATTTTGTAAATCCCGCCTTCCACCTTGATATTCTGCCCCTGGCAAGATCAATTTGGAAAGAAACTTTCGCATCAAGAAAACTCACAATACTCGAGCGCAATCTAATTGAAATTTATAGAGAGTTTGATGTCCCCTCAAATCTCCTCCCCACCATAATTAAGCTCTACGAAAAAACAGGGGATGAAAAATACCTGAAAATTGTTTCAAGGCACAATCTCTACGACCTCCTGACAACCTTCAAACTCATCTTTGAGATAAGGAAAAGCCTGATGCTTACAAACTGA
- a CDS encoding tetratricopeptide repeat protein translates to MANINYELAKELHQHGKLEEAKNYFQKALEEEPDSATILRDYTILLIDLEEYVNALNHLEKALQISEDPFSHYYKGIALYKMGNLEEAEKELLSVKDALKGAMNVDADLGDLYYDMENFEKAIEYYKEAVEFDPFDPILLNNLALSYFQNEQIDLAIETIKKAIELNPYEAEYYDNLAMMLYEKGEVEECLKELYKAIEVNPSFSQAHADLSLIYYDLEKYEDAEEEIKKAIEIEPDNAVYHAILSNVYLKLGKYEEAQRESQTILRLIKPDEHPEKAS, encoded by the coding sequence ATGGCAAATATTAACTATGAATTAGCAAAGGAGCTTCATCAACACGGAAAGCTTGAGGAAGCAAAAAATTATTTCCAAAAAGCCTTGGAAGAAGAGCCGGATTCAGCCACAATTTTAAGGGATTATACCATACTTCTAATAGATCTCGAGGAGTACGTTAATGCTTTAAACCACTTAGAGAAAGCGCTTCAGATCTCTGAAGATCCCTTTTCTCACTATTACAAGGGAATTGCTCTTTACAAAATGGGTAATCTTGAAGAGGCAGAAAAAGAATTACTTAGCGTAAAAGACGCACTAAAGGGCGCAATGAATGTCGATGCGGACCTGGGTGATCTTTATTATGATATGGAAAATTTCGAAAAGGCCATCGAATATTACAAAGAGGCTGTTGAGTTCGATCCCTTTGATCCAATTCTCCTTAACAATCTGGCCTTAAGTTACTTTCAAAATGAGCAAATTGACTTAGCAATCGAAACAATAAAAAAAGCTATCGAGTTAAACCCTTACGAAGCCGAGTATTATGATAATCTTGCAATGATGCTCTATGAAAAGGGAGAAGTGGAAGAGTGTTTAAAGGAACTTTACAAGGCAATTGAAGTAAATCCTTCTTTCTCGCAGGCCCATGCAGACCTCAGTCTAATTTACTACGACCTTGAGAAATACGAAGATGCTGAAGAAGAAATCAAGAAAGCCATCGAGATAGAACCAGATAACGCGGTATATCACGCCATCCTTAGCAACGTATATCTTAAACTGGGTAAATACGAGGAAGCCCAAAGGGAATCACAGACAATCTTAAGGCTAATTAAACCCGATGAGCATCCAGAAAAAGCAAGTTGA